From Topomyia yanbarensis strain Yona2022 chromosome 1, ASM3024719v1, whole genome shotgun sequence, one genomic window encodes:
- the LOC131676456 gene encoding odorant receptor 56a produces the protein MELTQEWIQEDVVFENPLLKLALNGLKHYGLLLYKSQPWKNLNGFRGAFFTASMLVFNITQFMDLFQVFGNIGEMTANAATTLLFHTTVVRILHFYWNRTRFNTLIRIADEEIRHIMRHGNATEKRILSSNVKHTNRLTLVIWMCVLITANTIIYYPIIQYCRMKSTDMSNLEKPSLILQSWYPADTVRLPIIYAIQLYIMYLGQLIVTSWLLFIISLMVYLRTVLMVLNHKLSHLESYEVSELRSARPLRKIRADSDEARCELRAELLVECVQQQRKIYDYTRELESLTRSAVFLDFATFSILICALLFEASYTESAVQVFIDICYIMTMIAFLFVYYWHANEISHHANLLSSSAYRSDWYNYPRSVNRHLITFGCFNNKPLTIKAFFVPTSLDTFIAILRASYSYFTILKQAAD, from the exons ATGGAGCTTACGCAGGAATGGATTCAGGAGGATGTTGTTTTTGAAAACCCACTGTTGAAATTAGCTCTCAACGGATTAAAGCACTACGGGCTTCTACTGTACAAAAGTCAACCGTGGAAAAACTTGAACGGTTTCCGGGGAGCGTTTTTCACCGCTTCAATGCTCGTGTTCAACATAACCCAATTCATGGACTTGTTTCaagtttttggcaacattggcgAGATGACGGCCAACGCTGCAACAACACTCTTGTTTCACACCACCGTTGTACGAATTCTTCACTTCTATTGGAACCGAACTA GATTCAACACCCTAATTCGTATCGCTGATGAAGAAATTCGGCACATCATGCGTCACGGAAACGCAACCGAAAAGCGGATTCTTTCCAGTAACGTCAAACACACGAATCGGCTGACATTAGTTATCTGGATGTGTGTCTTGATTACCGCTAACACTATAATCTACTATCCCATAATACAGTACTGCAGGATGAAATCGACAGACATGTCCAACTTAGAGAAACCATCATTAATTCTACAATCCTGGTATCCAGCGGATACTGTACGTTTACCGATAATATACGCTATCCAGCTGTACATTATGTATCTGGGTCAACTGATCGTTACCAGCTGGCTCTTGTTCATCATCAGCTTGATGGTGTACTTGCGAACCGTGTTGATGGTGCTGAACCACAAACTGTCACACTTGGAGAGCTACGAAGTGTCCGAACTGCGAAGTGCTCGACCGCTACGGAAGATTCGAGCAGATTCGGATGAGGCACGTTGTGAGCTGCGTGCGGAACTTTTGGTCGAATGTGTCCAACAGCAACGCAAGATATACGATTACACTCGGGAGTTGGAAAGTTTGACGAGGAGTGCagtgtttttggattttgccacGTTCTCGATACTGATCTGCGCGTTGTTGTTCGAGGCATCTTAT ACCGAATCAGCCGTTCAAGTGTTCATCGATATTTGCTACATAATGACCATGATAGCCTTTCTTTTCGTGTACTACTGGCATGCCAACGAAATTAGCCATCAT GCAAACCTTCTATCGAGTTCGGCATATCGGAGTGATTGGTACAACTATCCTCGTTCTGTAAACCGCCACTTGATTACCTTCGGCTGCTTCAACAACAAACCGCTCACAATAAAGGCCTTCTTCGTTCCGACGTCACTGGATACCTTCATAGCG ATTCTGCGAGCTTCTTATAGCTACTTTACCATCCTGAAGCAAGCCGCCGACTAA